CCTGTTTGACCCCCGCGCAATGATCCTCGTTGAGAAAGTGCAACGGCACGTTCATGGTGAGCGCGCGGTTCTCGTCAATCCGCTGGAAATCTATGTGCAGAAGCCGCGACTCGCTGGGATGCCGCTTAAGCCCCTTCAACACCACCTGCTCTTCCCGCCGCTGTTCCCCGTCCTCGAGCCGCAGCTGCAAGATGTGAGAATAGAAGGCTTCGTCGTCCAGGTGGTGCATGACCTCCCTGGCGTCCAGGCAAAGCGGGACGCATTCCCCTCCGCCTCCGTAGAGAATGCCCGGCAGCTTGCCGGCGCGCCGCAGCCGCCTGCAGGGCCCGCTGCCCAACTCGGAGCGCCGTTGCGCCGATAAATTGAAATCTTTTTTCATGACAATCGAACCGAAGCCTGTCCGGTTGCGCGCCTCCTCCCGCCCCCGCCGGTTCGGGTACAGGCCGCGCCCGGCACGATAACCCTAACCCTAGTCTATAAACATGGAACTCAGCGACTCGCCCGCGCAAATGCGGCGCATACTCTCCGCCAGCATCGTCGCAACGCTCAACTGCCGCACCTTGCCGCACTCCTCCGCGGCAGGCCGAAGCGGTATCGTATCAGTAACCACCAGTTCGTCCAACTGCGATGCCGCGAGGTTCCGCGGCGCGGCGCCCGAAAGCACGGCATGCGTGCAATACGCGGTGACCCGGCTGGCCCCCCGCTGCTTCAGGGCCTTTGCCGCCTGGCACAAGGTGCCGGCAGTATCCACCATGTCGTCTATGAGTATGCAGGCAGTCCCCTTCACCTTGCCGATGACGTTCATCACCTCGGCCTTGTTGGCCTTTGCCCGGCGCTTGTCAATCACCGCCAGGTCGGCATCCTCCAGGCGCTTGGCCAGGGCCCTGGCCCGGACCATGCCCCCTACGTCCGGCGATACGACAGTCAGCTTGCATTCGCGCATCCGGTTCTTCCAAATGTCGCCCAGCAACACCGGCGAGGCGTACACGTTGTCCAGCGGGATGTCGTAAAAGCCCTGGATTTGGTCGGCATGCAGGTCCACCGTCAGCACCCGGTCTATGCCCACCACGGCGATCATATTGGCGATAACTTTGGCCGTGATGGGAACCCGCGACGACCGGGGGCGCCGGTCCTGCCGCGCATACCCCATGTAGGGGATCACCGCCGTAATCCGCGCTGCCGAGGCCCGGCGCAAGGCGTCCGCCATGATCAGGAGTTCCATCAGGTAATCGTTGCCGGGAGCGCACAGCGGCTGCACGATGAACACTTCCTGGTTGCGCACGTTCTCGGCCACCTCCACCGCGATCTCGCCGTCGCTGAAGCGGCCGACGCCAATCTTCCCCAGCGGCAGGTTCAGGCAGGCGGCGATGCGCATGGCAAGCGGCATGTTGGCGTTGCCGGCGAAGACCGTCATGTTGGCGGGAGAAAGCAAACTATAGCCTCCTGCGTCGCACCCCTGCACCCCTACCCCTGTTCCTAACCGAAAACGGCCGCCGCGGATTGGCTGGGGTGCCAGGATTCGAACCTGGGAATGCGGGGATCAAAACCCCGTGCCTTACCGCTTGGCTACACCCCAGTGCGATCTCCCGGGACGCCTTCCCGCGCACCGCTCCCCCCGCGCCATCCGTTGCCGCGCAGGGCCCGCAACAGCCTGCCCTGCAACGGCGACCGGCCCAGCCCCTGCGCCACAAATCCCCGCCACGGGGCGGGCAGTTCCGCCAGGAGCGCGGCCGCCTCCGCCCGGGCGGCAAAGGCGGCGAAGACGCAACCCCCGCTCCCGGTCATGCGGCACGGCGCGCGAGCGGCGAGCCAGTCCATCGCGCGCGCCACTTCCGGATACATGGCGCGGGTTACCGGTTCGCAATCGTTGCGGGCGCTGGCCAAGGAGAAAGACCGTATTTTTATCCGCGGACTCTCGGCTGTCAATTGCGCCGAGCCGAACACCGCCGCCGTGGAAACGGACACGCCGGGCGCCACGACCAGGAACCAGCGGCGATCCGGCGCGCAGGGCTCCAGGCACTCCCCCACCCCCTCTGCCCAGGCCGTGCGGCCATGCACGAACACGGGGACGTCCGCACCCAGCGCCAGGCCAATCGCGGCCAGTTCCGCCGCCGTGGCGCCGGTCCCCCACAGGCAATTCAGCGCCACCAGAACGGTGGCGGCGTTGGAACTCGCCCCCCCCAGCCCGCCGCCGGCCGGCAGGCGCTTGCGGGTAAAAATATCCGCCCCCATGCGCGTTCCGGAACTGGCCTGCAGCAAGGCGGCGGCCCGCAGGCCGAGGTCCCGTTCCGGGGCCAGCCCGGGCAAACCGGACAGCGCGCGGAGTTGGCCGTCCTCGCGCACCCGAAAGTCCAGAAGATCGCCGTAACCCAGGAGTTGAAATATCGTCTGCAGGCAGTGCATCCCGTCCTCGCGCCGTCCGGTTACGTGCAAAAACAAATTGATTTTGGCAGGGGCGGGCCAGGCTCTGGAAAGCGCGCCGGAGGGCGCGGCGCTCACAGTCCGCCCAGCCGCCAATCGTGCACTACCATTCGCAGGCGCATCTCGCCGCGCAGCAATTGCAATTTGACCGGCAATTCGATGCCGTCCCGTTTCGCGTAATCGAGGAACCGAATCTCCCAACCGGCTTGGCGCAGCGAGCGCAGGCGCCCGCGCTCATCCAGGACCAGATCGCTGGGCGCGGGCGCGGGGCCGGGCAGGCCCCGCACCCAGTAATGCAGCCCCGCCACCGGGGCGTTCAACCCGTAGTGCTCCCGCATCAGCGCCTCCGCCGTCTCCGCGTGGTAAATGCGCGCGTCCGCCGTGCGCAGCGTGACCCCGTCGCGGCCGTTGCCGGTCAACTCGTGCAGATTGCCGCCCAACGGACCGGAAAGCCGCAACCGGTAGTCCGCGCCCCGCTGTTCCCAGGACAGCCGGGCGTTGGCCACCTCGCTGCCGTCGCGCGCCGCCACCCGCCCCTTCAGTTCCCAGAAACGCAGCGCGCGCAAGCGCTCCTGGCGCGCTTGCCACAACTCCGCCCCGGCGGCCGTAGCGAGCCGGGGAAGATTCCGGGAGCAGGAGGCCGTTGCCAGGAGCAACGGCAACACGACCAGCAGCGATGCGGAAAGGGGCGCGGGCAGCCTCAAAGGGAAAATTGCCGGATCACCTGCAACAGCTGGCGGCTCTTGGGATCGGCGCGCAAGGCGCGCTTCCACACCTCCTGGGCCTGGTTGCGCCGCCCCAGCTTCCAGAGCACCTCGCCCAGATGCGCCGCCACCTCCGAGTCCTTCTTGATCCGCAGCGCCCGGCGCAGGTACCCGACCGCCTCTTCCAGCCGGCCCAGCCGGTACAGGACCCACCCCATGCTGTCGAGGATATAAAAGTTATTCGGGCTCAGCAGCAATGCCTGGCGAATCAGGCCGTACGCCTCGTCGTAGCGATCGGTCCGGTCCGCCAGCGCATAGCCGAGCGCGTTCAGGGCCTGGGCATTGTCCGGGTCCCGTTCCAGGATGCGCCGCAGGTCCGACTCCATCGCCTCCAACTCCCCCATCTTTTCGGCCACCAGGGCGCGCGCATAGAGCAACTCGGCGTCGTAGCCGGACTCCTCCAGGGCCTCGTCGTAAACGGCCATGGCCTCCGGGTAACGCGACAGCCCGGCGAGGATCTCCGCCTCGGCCTGGAACAGCGGGTTGCGCCTGTCGGAATACTCGGCCTGCATGTCGCGCAGGTCCTTCCTGGCCTGCTCCAATTCGCCCTGTTTGGCCGTCAGGACCGCGAGGCGCAGCCGCGCCTGGAAGCGGCTCTCCTTGTCGCGCACCGAACGGTACCAGCGGACGGCCACCTCGAACTCTTCCTGCAACTCGGCGATCCAGCCGAGATAGTAGGCCGCCTCTTCTCCGTACGGCTGCTGGTACAGCAATTCCCGGAAATACCCCCCCGCCTCGTCGAGCTGATCCAGCTCCAGGGCAACCAGCGCCATGGAAAACTTCACATCCAAATCGTCTTCGTGTTCCCCGGCCAGGATCTGCAGCTGCCGCTTGGCCTCCAGGAAGCGGTCCTCGCCGGCCAGCATACGGGCGTAATACTGGCGCAGCGAGAGATCTTCCCGGTAGGAATCCACGTGCCCGGCAAGCCATTCCAGGGCGTCCTCCGTGCGGCCCTGATTGCGCAACGTCGAGAGGTAGGTAAGGGCCGCGTCCGCATTCTCCGGCTCCAGCCGAATCACCTCCCGCAACTGCCGTTCCGCGCGTTCCAGCAGGTTCATCCGGATCAGGATGCCGGCATAAGCGAACAGGACCTGGGGTTCTTCCTGGAAACCTTCCATCAGCCGGTCCATGAGCCGGACCGTGGTCTCCTCGTCCTGGGTGCTGTTCAAGACGCCGACGACCAGCCAGAGATTGTTCTGCAAGGTGTCGCCGGATTCCAGGA
This is a stretch of genomic DNA from Gammaproteobacteria bacterium. It encodes these proteins:
- a CDS encoding 50S ribosomal protein L25/general stress protein Ctc, with the protein product MKKDFNLSAQRRSELGSGPCRRLRRAGKLPGILYGGGGECVPLCLDAREVMHHLDDEAFYSHILQLRLEDGEQRREEQVVLKGLKRHPSESRLLHIDFQRIDENRALTMNVPLHFLNEDHCAGVKQGGGLVSHVLTEVEVSCLPRHLPEYIGVDIGALQVGETIHLRELQMPEGVELYSLKHGGDPDQPVVSVHLPKAVQEEEEKVGEEAEAASAEGAAPAAEESKTSGGQEG
- a CDS encoding ribose-phosphate pyrophosphokinase → MTVFAGNANMPLAMRIAACLNLPLGKIGVGRFSDGEIAVEVAENVRNQEVFIVQPLCAPGNDYLMELLIMADALRRASAARITAVIPYMGYARQDRRPRSSRVPITAKVIANMIAVVGIDRVLTVDLHADQIQGFYDIPLDNVYASPVLLGDIWKNRMRECKLTVVSPDVGGMVRARALAKRLEDADLAVIDKRRAKANKAEVMNVIGKVKGTACILIDDMVDTAGTLCQAAKALKQRGASRVTAYCTHAVLSGAAPRNLAASQLDELVVTDTIPLRPAAEECGKVRQLSVATMLAESMRRICAGESLSSMFID
- the ispE gene encoding 4-(cytidine 5'-diphospho)-2-C-methyl-D-erythritol kinase, whose amino-acid sequence is MSAAPSGALSRAWPAPAKINLFLHVTGRREDGMHCLQTIFQLLGYGDLLDFRVREDGQLRALSGLPGLAPERDLGLRAAALLQASSGTRMGADIFTRKRLPAGGGLGGASSNAATVLVALNCLWGTGATAAELAAIGLALGADVPVFVHGRTAWAEGVGECLEPCAPDRRWFLVVAPGVSVSTAAVFGSAQLTAESPRIKIRSFSLASARNDCEPVTRAMYPEVARAMDWLAARAPCRMTGSGGCVFAAFAARAEAAALLAELPAPWRGFVAQGLGRSPLQGRLLRALRGNGWRGGSGAREGVPGDRTGV
- the lolB gene encoding lipoprotein insertase outer membrane protein LolB, giving the protein MRLPAPLSASLLVVLPLLLATASCSRNLPRLATAAGAELWQARQERLRALRFWELKGRVAARDGSEVANARLSWEQRGADYRLRLSGPLGGNLHELTGNGRDGVTLRTADARIYHAETAEALMREHYGLNAPVAGLHYWVRGLPGPAPAPSDLVLDERGRLRSLRQAGWEIRFLDYAKRDGIELPVKLQLLRGEMRLRMVVHDWRLGGL
- a CDS encoding tetratricopeptide repeat protein, which gives rise to MSVSLRSRNRSGAGAAWRHCRLLPLALLLGACGPPRAPSPEPSAIEPVVNVVDEDLRRTDGFSEELLYSLLEAELAGQRGNVDLALENYLQAVRSTRDPNIIRRAVEIALYAERREDAGRVAEIWLEVAPGNTQARQIIALLALERGEFDKALGHLRGILESGDTLQNNLWLVVGVLNSTQDEETTVRLMDRLMEGFQEEPQVLFAYAGILIRMNLLERAERQLREVIRLEPENADAALTYLSTLRNQGRTEDALEWLAGHVDSYREDLSLRQYYARMLAGEDRFLEAKRQLQILAGEHEDDLDVKFSMALVALELDQLDEAGGYFRELLYQQPYGEEAAYYLGWIAELQEEFEVAVRWYRSVRDKESRFQARLRLAVLTAKQGELEQARKDLRDMQAEYSDRRNPLFQAEAEILAGLSRYPEAMAVYDEALEESGYDAELLYARALVAEKMGELEAMESDLRRILERDPDNAQALNALGYALADRTDRYDEAYGLIRQALLLSPNNFYILDSMGWVLYRLGRLEEAVGYLRRALRIKKDSEVAAHLGEVLWKLGRRNQAQEVWKRALRADPKSRQLLQVIRQFSL